The genomic stretch GGATCACCGCTGCCCGGTCGAGCAGGCCGAGCAGTGGTATGCGGCGCTCATCCAGCTCGGGGTTCCCACGCGCTTCGTGCGCTTCCCCGGCGAGGATCACGAGCTGTCCCGCTCGGGCCGGCCGGACCGGCGGGTGCGCCGCCTGCAGGAAACGCTCGAATGGCTGGGCCGCTGGCTGGGCCCCGTCCCCGACGCCAGCTGATCCCGGACGGCACCCGTGAGGATCGGGTAAGAGCTGGCCTGGTACGCTCGGCATCATGCAGTTCCGGGCCGGCACCGCACCCTCCTTGCCGTGCGGTCATCCTGTCGGCTGGACGTGGGATGGTCGCTGGACGCAGGGCCGGACGACGGTTATTGCCGCCCTGATGCTCACCTTCCTGGCGCTGGCCCTGTTCGCCGTGCTGGCGGTGGTGCAGACCCGCTTCCTGACCCACGATGCCACCCGCACCGTGCGCCAGAGCGACCTGTACCAGAAAGTCCGCTACTGGGTCGGCACCGAGAAATCCCTGGAACGCCGCTACCGCCTGCAACCCTCGGCCGCGACCGAGGCGCAGCACGCCAAGGCCGCCAGCAACGTCACGATGGTGCTGCGGGCCGCCCACGACAACAGCGCCCCCGCCGAGCAGACGCGCGTGACGGCCCTCATGGAGCTGCACGAGCAGTACATGACGGCCATCCGGTCCTCCCTGTTCCCGGCGGTCAGGACCCGTGACCAGCAGCACGTCAGCAACATTGACCGTGTGATGGTGCTGCCGGTCTTCGCCCAGCTCGAACAGCGGATCGATGCCGAGGCCCGTGCCCATCGCCAGCAGGCCAGCGCCCAGCTGGCCCACCTCAACCGCCTGCTGGACGCCCTGGCGGTGCTGGCCCCGGTGGTGTTCGTGGCCGGACTGGGCATCCTGGTCGTCCTGTGGCGCGTGCTGCTGCGCAAGCAGCGGGTGCTGGACGATGCGCACGAGACGGCCCTGAACCGGCTGCGGGCCGAGTCGATCACGGATCCCCTGACCCGGCTCGGCAACCACCGCGCGTTCCAGGAAGGACTCGGAGCCGCCCTGCGCCTGGGAGCCCTCGACGGCACCCCGCTGACCCTGGCGCGCCTGGATCTCGACGAATTCAAGGTCGTCAACGACCGGGGCGGACATCTGCACGGCGATCAGGTGCTGTCCAGTGTCGGCCACCTGCTGGGCATGGCCTTCCAGGGCCGGGCGTACCGCGTGGGGGGCGACGAGTTCGCCCTGCTGCTGCCCGTAACCTCTGAGCACGCGGCCCGCGTCATCGACGACCTGCGTGGGCAGCTGGCCGCCGCGAACCTGCCCACGATCAGTGCCGGACTGACCACGACCATCCCCGGCACGACCGCCATCGCCACGGACGACCTGCACCAGCAGGCCGACCAGGCGCTGCGCGAGGCCAAGCGCCGGGGCCGCAACCGGCAGGTGAGTTTCCAGCAGGTCGCGGGCCGCAGCAGTGTGCTGGGACTGGAACAGGTCGACGCGCTGCGCCACCTGATTCAGGGGGGCCACATGAACGTGGCCTTTCAGCCCATCTGGCAGCTGTGCGTGCCGGGTCACACCAGCATCCCCCTGGCCTTCGAGGCGCTCGCCCGCCCGGCGGCCGAGGCGGGCTTCCGCGACACCCAGGAACTGTTCGATGTCGCCGCCCGCGTGAACCGCAGCGCCGCCCTGGATCACCTGTGTATCCGCACTGCGCTGGCACGCGCCCATGGCCTGCCCGACGGCGCCCTGCTGTTCCTGAACGTCTCGCCCCAGACGCTGGATCAGGACATCTCACTGGCGACCCTGCTGCTGGACGAGGTCGGTGCGGTCGGTCTGGCGCCGCAGCGCGTGGTCATCGAGATCACCGAGCGCAGCACCGGCAACATGGCGGCCGTACTGCAACAGGTGGGCAGCCTGCGCGCCGCCGGCTTCCAGATCGCGCTGGACGACCTGGGGGCCGGGAACGCCGGCCTGGAGATGCTGCGCTGCCTGCCCGTGGACTTCGTGAAGATCGACCGCAGCGTGGTGGCCGCCGCTCCCGACGACGTGACGGCCAATGCCGTCCTGTCCGCCATCATGGCCTATGCCCGCACGACCGGCGTCAAGGTCATCGTGGAGGGCCTGGAGACCACGCGGGTCCTCCAGCACGCGTGGCATCTCGGCGCCCGCTTCGCGCAGGGATACCTGCTGGGCCGCCCCGCTCCCGGCTTCGAGGTCACCCCCCTGAGCGGCCTGGTGACCGGAACCGGCCACAGCACCCCGGAGGGCGGAGCGCCGCAGCACAGCCTGCATCCGTGAACGGATCCGGACGCCCGCGCCATCACGTACACCGCGTGAAGGCCGAGGTCGAACACCGTGGGCACGCTCCCACCCGCCTGTACCGCTCTCTGCAGGAGAACCGCACGGCCGTCCGCACCGAACAGGTGCCGGATCGACCGACCCTGATCATCCGCACCCGGTTCCAGCCGCCACAGCACGGGGTGGTTCCCGAGGTCCTGCCGGCACTGAGGCACGACACCAGGGCACTGCACTCCAAGCTTCCCGCCCCCAGCGTCCTCGTGCACCACGAAGGCGACCAGCCTGCTGGAGAGCTGTGGGCCCGTCGCGGCCCCTGCGATCAGACGGGCGCGGCCTGCCCGGTGGTGCTCCAGGAAGCGCTGCGCCGTGACCTGACCATCACCGGCGTAACGACCGAGCCGGCGGCAGGAGCGTGCCGCACACCCCGAACCCCCAGGAGTACGGGACAGACATCGCGGTCTGTCTCCAGGGATCCGGGACGAGGCTCCCTCCTGCCGCGGGGCAGGCCGAACAGGACGGAGTCTATGCACGGGCCGGTGCGGGCCACCCGGTCAGGGCACCCGGGATCCCGATGACAGTGCCTCCCGGTGATGCCCGGACGGGCGCTGCGCAGCAGACCCTCGCCACGTCGCCATCCCGGGGGCTGGGGTCGCGGAGGAGCCGGAGCAGCGCCATGATCTGACCGACCTGAGGACTCCCGAACCGCCGTCACCGCGCTGGAGACCCGGCGGGATGTCCCCCTGCGTCCAGTGGGCCCGTCGCAACAGCGAACCCCCCACCGCGTGGAGCATGCCACTGCGGTGGGGGGCTGCCGGCCTCAGGCCGGTCGGGGCTTACTCGTCGTCGCGACGGGGGGTATTGCTCCAGCCCCGATCCGCGCGGGCGCGGGGACGCTCGGCGGCGTCCGGCGTGGCGTCACGCGGACGGAACTCGCGGTCACCGAAGCTGCCCCGGTCCTCGCGGGGGCGGAAGCCGCCGCCCTGGCCGCCACGGTCTTCGCGGGGACGGAAGCCGCCGCCCTGACCGCCACGGTCGCCGCCACCCTGGTAGCCGCCCCGGTCTTCACGGGGACGGAAGCCGCCGCCCTGACCGCCACGGTCGCCGCCGCCCTGGTAGCCGCCACGGTCTTCGCGGGGACGGAAGCCGCCACCCTGACCGCCACGGTCACCGCCGCCCTGGTAGCCGCCCCGGTCTTCACGGGGACGGAAGCCGCCGCCCTGACCGCCACGGTCGCCGCCGCCCTGGTAGCCGCCACGGTCTTCGCGGGGACGGAAGCCGCCACCCTGACCGCCACGGTCGCCGCCGCCCTGGTAGCCGCCACGGTCTTCACGGGGACGGAAGCCGCCACCCTGGCCGCCACGATCCTCGCGGGGACGGGCACCGGCCTGGCCCTGCGACTCGCGCAGTTCGCGCATCTCGCGGCGCAGGCCACGGATTTCCTTGCCCTGGGCCTCCAGCATCTCCTTGAGTTCACCCAGCAGACCCAGCAGGTCGTCGGCGTCGATGTACTCGTCCTCGCCCTCTTCGTCGTCTGCGCCGGCCGGTGCGGCAGCCGCCATCTCGCCCTCGTCCTGGGCTTCCTGTGCATCCAGCACGGCGTCCTCGTCGGGCTCGCCCTGAAGCTGGGGAATGATCTCGCGCAGTTCTTCCGGCGTCTGCTCGGTCTGGCGCGTGTCGTCGTTCTGGGTCATCTGGTGTACTCCTTTGCTCCGCTCGGCCGGCCCCGCAGGGCCACGGCACGCGGGCGTGCCCCCGAGTCTATCATCCCGGCGTTTTGGGCGTCTGTTCCGGCCGGCCGGTCAAGGACGCGTCATGCACCGCCCGTATACTCGCCGGTATGACACGCGCCGCCCTCGTGACCCTGCTGCTCGCCGCCGTGAGCGGCGCGTCGGCCCAGAACCGCACCGTCACCATCGGCCTGGGGTACTTCCCGAACGTGCAGTTCACGCCCTTCTACGTGGCCGATACGCTGGGCTACTTCCGGGCCGAGGGCCTGAACGTGAAGTTCCAGCACGGCTTCGTCAACGAACTCATGCCGCTGCTCCTGCAGGGCAAGCTGGACTTCGTGGTGGGCGATCCCGAGGACGCGATCTTCGCCAAGACCCAGGGCGCGGACGTGAAGTACGTGATGACCATGTACCAGAAAAGCCCGGTCACGGTCTTCAGCCTGAGCCCGCTGGCCAGCGCCGCCGCCCTGAAGGGCAAGACCATCGGCATTCCCGGCCCCTTCGGCAGCTCGTACAACGCCGTGCGGGCGCTGCTGGACGACGCCGGCCTGAACGACGGCCGCGACCTGAAACTCGCCACGGTCGGCTTCACGCAGGTCGAGGCCGTGCAGGCCGGGCGCGTGGACGCCGCCGTGGGCTACGTGAACAACGACGTCCTGAACCTGGCCCGGGTCAGCGGCAAGAAGGTCTACACGCTGGACATCAGCAGCGCGTATCCCATGGTCGGCGCCGGCCTGATCGGCAGCGCCCGGAGCCTCGCGGGCGACCTGCCGGGAAAGGTCGTGCGGGCCTCGCAGCGCGGCCTGAAGTTCACGGTGGCCGATCCCGCCCGCGCCTTCACCGTGGCCAGGCCGGTGTTTGGCGCCCAGGGCGGCACGCTGGAGATCCTGAAGGCCAGCACCCCCCTGATGACCAGCGCGTGGACGCAGCAGAGCGGGCTGGGCTCCAGCAATCCGGCCGCGTGGACGAAGGCCGTGGCGGCCCTGGTCACGCAGGGCAGCCTGAAGGCAGGCGTCAGGGCCACGGACTTCTACACGAACGCCTACATCAGCAAGACGCTGAAGTAGGCCTCACCGCGCCGGCCGTCACTGCACGCGCAGCGGCACACCGGGCCGGGCCAGAGTCTGTGGGCGCAGCGTGGCTGCCGTCCGGAACGACCATGTCACCGGCGTGCCATTCACGGTCACGCTGACGCGGTAGGTCTTGCCGGCCACAAGCGGCGCACGCGGAATCACGAACACCGCGCCGTATCCCTTGAGGATGCTGCGCCCGATGTCCTGGGCGCTGCGCGGCCCCCCCACATAGTTCCCCGGGGCGTCCGTGGTGTTCACATACTGGGTGCTGCCGTACGCGCACACCTCCACGGAACCGCCGCCCTCGACGCTCAGGGTCGCGTCGGTCGCGGTCGTGTCTCCAAAGATCCGCGACGCCACCACCAGCGGCAGGCCCGTGCTGCGCGGATCGAAACCGGCGCAGGACGTCAGCGGATTCGGCCACTCGCCGCCCGGATACTGCGCCATGTCCGTCTCCTGCCCGTTGCCGGGGAAGGTGACGGGAGCACCGGCCCCGGCGCCCTCCGGCCGGATGGACGTGATGCCGCTGCCGGTCTGCACGTACCGCGCGTCATTCGGATAGGGCCGCGCATATGACCCGATCCCCACATGCGTCTGCCCGGAGTGCAGCATGCCCGCGGCGTGGAAGGGCACGCTGAACAGCGTGTCGGTCGCGGAGGTGCTGCCGGCCAGCTTCGCGACGGGCAGCGTATTCCACGACAGGTTGCTGTTCGCCGCGCAGTTGAGGCCCTGCGGTGTCGCGTACGGCAGGGAGGCGTCCTCGTTGTGCCCGGCCGCGCCGTTGAGCACGCTGTAGCGGCCGTGCAGCCAGCAGTTCATGCTGGCCTCGTCGTCGAAGACCACCGCCCTCAGGCCCGCCTGGGCCCGCACTGCGTTGAACCGCGCGAACTCCGCCGAGATCCGCGACCCGATCTCGACGCCGATGCGCCGCGTGGCCGTGTCCTCACCCACCTGCGCCGTCACCGTGACCGGCACGAGGCCCTGCGGCAGTGCCCCCGCCGCCGCCCGCAGCGTCAGCGTGCGGCCCTCCAGCGTCGCCGTGACGAGCGCCGCGTCCGCGCTCTGCACGCTGAGCTGTACGTCCTGCCCCCCGGCCCGCCCGGCCAGCGTCACGTCGATCGGCACACTCACGGACGCGCCCGGCGCAAGATGCTGCGCGGACACGGCGGCCACAGTCACGGGCGTGGTCGTCAGGTTCTCCACCACCCCGCACCCCGAGAGCCCCCCGCTCAGGGCCAGTGCCCATCCTGCTGCCATGTGCCGCCCGCCGAACCGCCGCTGTGCCATGCATCCCTCCCTGGCGTGACCGGACGTTCCGGCCCGCCACTTCCCTTCTTTTCTACGCGACATCGCGCCGCCGGCATACCGCATCTGCCCACGCGGGCGGCCGGGCCAGAGCGTGAGCCCCGGAACCCGGCCACCCTGGCTGGCCTTACTGCGAGGTGAACACGTTGTCCGGGGTGTTGCCGCTCACGCTGCCGCCGGGCTGGGCGTAGGCGGCCTTGGTGGTGTTGAACACGCCACCCCCGTTGCGGGTCGTCGTGTTGCCGGTCACGCTCCCGCTCTGGATGGTCAGCGAGCCGTCGTTCCAGAACCCGCCGCCGTCCAGGCCATCGGCCCGGTTGCCGCTGACCGTCGCCCCGGACAGGACGAACGTGGACGTGGGAGACGTCTGATACGCGCCGTTCGTCTCGACCCCGCCGCCGTACCATGCAGTGTTGTTGCTGATCGTGCCCCCACTGGCCGTCATGCGGCTGCCGGCGTACAGCCGCACGCCGCCCCCGCCGCCCCCCGTATCCGCGCCGCTGGTACGGTTGGTCGCACTGTTTCCGGTGATGCTGCCGCCGGTCATGGTGACCGTGCCGCCCACCGTGATCCCGCCGCCCGTCTTTACGGCCGTGTTGCCGGAGATGCTCCCTCCACTCAGATTCAGGGTGACGGCGTGATCCAGATTCATCCCACCCCCGGCAATCTGGGCCGCGTTCCCCTGGATGGTGGCGCCCTGCATGTCGTAGATCACGCTACCTGCATCGGCCCCGCCGGCCGCGACCCCACCGCCATAGGTGGCCGCCTTGTTGTTGCGGATGACCAGACTCCCTCCCAGGGTGACGGTGTGCTTCACGCCCGACAGCGCGTAGGTATTGACCCCGCCTCCAGTCCCCTCGGTGGTATTGCCCTCAATGGTGCCGCCGGTCAGGGTCACGCTGATGCCGCTGCTGATCCCGCCGCCCGCCAGGCCCGCCCGGTTGCCCCGGATGGTTCCGCCTGTCATGGTGAAGGCCGTGCCGTTCTGGTTGACCTGAAAGGCCCCGCCATACTTGCCTGCCGTGTTGTTCTCGAACGTGCCTCCGGCGATCTTCAGCGTGCCGCCCTGGAAGCCGTCATACACACCGCCGAACATCGAGGTGTTCCCGGAGAAGGCGCCGCCGCTGATCGTGACCACCGAGTTCGGCCCCGTCTGGAGGATGACCCCACCGCCGCCAGCCTCGGCCGTCGTATTGCGCGTGTACGTGCCCCCCTCGAGGGTGGCCACGCCAGCCGCAGAGACGAGCAGCACACCGCCTGCACACTCCTGGGCGCTACAGCTGTTGCTGTCGAAGGTGCCCCCCTTGATCGTCAGGGTGCCGTTCGAGTGGCGAACAACGCCGCCGGTGTACACGGCCTGGTTGTCCGTGAAGGTGCCGCTCTCGATGGTCAGGGTGCCCCGATTGGCAATGGCGCCGCCCGAGCCGGTACTCTCTGTCTCGAGATCCGGCGTGGGAACGGTTGCCCGGTTGCCGGTCATGGTGACGTTCTTCAGCGTCAGGGTGGCACCGGCCGTGTTCAGGATGGCGCCACCGTTGTTGGCACTGTTGTTGGTGAAGGTCACGCCGTCCAGGGTCAGGGTGCCCCGGTTCATCAGGCCCCCGCCCCACGTGGCTGCGCTCTGACCCTGCCCGCGCAGGCCGATGGTCGTGAGTTCGACGCTGACCCCCCTGCCTCCTGTAACCGTGCCCCCCCGCATCGTCACCGTGGCCCCGTTGGCGACCTCCATGGCGCGGCCCTTGCCGGCGGCGTCGACGGTCACGCCGGTCGCGACGATGGTCACGTTTTTATCGATGACCAGCGGACTTTGCAGGGTCACGGTGCCGGTCTGGGTCAGGCGCAGGGTGTCACCGGGCGCGGCGGCCGAGAGGGCCTCACGCAGCGAGCCGGGGCCGCTGTCGGTCAGGGCCGTGACCGGCGTGCCGGGCGG from Deinococcus sp. AB2017081 encodes the following:
- a CDS encoding bifunctional diguanylate cyclase/phosphodiesterase, whose translation is MQFRAGTAPSLPCGHPVGWTWDGRWTQGRTTVIAALMLTFLALALFAVLAVVQTRFLTHDATRTVRQSDLYQKVRYWVGTEKSLERRYRLQPSAATEAQHAKAASNVTMVLRAAHDNSAPAEQTRVTALMELHEQYMTAIRSSLFPAVRTRDQQHVSNIDRVMVLPVFAQLEQRIDAEARAHRQQASAQLAHLNRLLDALAVLAPVVFVAGLGILVVLWRVLLRKQRVLDDAHETALNRLRAESITDPLTRLGNHRAFQEGLGAALRLGALDGTPLTLARLDLDEFKVVNDRGGHLHGDQVLSSVGHLLGMAFQGRAYRVGGDEFALLLPVTSEHAARVIDDLRGQLAAANLPTISAGLTTTIPGTTAIATDDLHQQADQALREAKRRGRNRQVSFQQVAGRSSVLGLEQVDALRHLIQGGHMNVAFQPIWQLCVPGHTSIPLAFEALARPAAEAGFRDTQELFDVAARVNRSAALDHLCIRTALARAHGLPDGALLFLNVSPQTLDQDISLATLLLDEVGAVGLAPQRVVIEITERSTGNMAAVLQQVGSLRAAGFQIALDDLGAGNAGLEMLRCLPVDFVKIDRSVVAAAPDDVTANAVLSAIMAYARTTGVKVIVEGLETTRVLQHAWHLGARFAQGYLLGRPAPGFEVTPLSGLVTGTGHSTPEGGAPQHSLHP
- a CDS encoding ABC transporter substrate-binding protein — its product is MTRAALVTLLLAAVSGASAQNRTVTIGLGYFPNVQFTPFYVADTLGYFRAEGLNVKFQHGFVNELMPLLLQGKLDFVVGDPEDAIFAKTQGADVKYVMTMYQKSPVTVFSLSPLASAAALKGKTIGIPGPFGSSYNAVRALLDDAGLNDGRDLKLATVGFTQVEAVQAGRVDAAVGYVNNDVLNLARVSGKKVYTLDISSAYPMVGAGLIGSARSLAGDLPGKVVRASQRGLKFTVADPARAFTVARPVFGAQGGTLEILKASTPLMTSAWTQQSGLGSSNPAAWTKAVAALVTQGSLKAGVRATDFYTNAYISKTLK
- a CDS encoding beta strand repeat-containing protein, coding for MNARAARHSARLIPLPLTLTLLLAACGGPTTPPGTPVTALTDSGPGSLREALSAAAPGDTLRLTQTGTVTLQSPLVIDKNVTIVATGVTVDAAGKGRAMEVANGATVTMRGGTVTGGRGVSVELTTIGLRGQGQSAATWGGGLMNRGTLTLDGVTFTNNSANNGGAILNTAGATLTLKNVTMTGNRATVPTPDLETESTGSGGAIANRGTLTIESGTFTDNQAVYTGGVVRHSNGTLTIKGGTFDSNSCSAQECAGGVLLVSAAGVATLEGGTYTRNTTAEAGGGGVILQTGPNSVVTISGGAFSGNTSMFGGVYDGFQGGTLKIAGGTFENNTAGKYGGAFQVNQNGTAFTMTGGTIRGNRAGLAGGGISSGISVTLTGGTIEGNTTEGTGGGVNTYALSGVKHTVTLGGSLVIRNNKAATYGGGVAAGGADAGSVIYDMQGATIQGNAAQIAGGGMNLDHAVTLNLSGGSISGNTAVKTGGGITVGGTVTMTGGSITGNSATNRTSGADTGGGGGGVRLYAGSRMTASGGTISNNTAWYGGGVETNGAYQTSPTSTFVLSGATVSGNRADGLDGGGFWNDGSLTIQSGSVTGNTTTRNGGGVFNTTKAAYAQPGGSVSGNTPDNVFTSQ